The Stigmatella aurantiaca DW4/3-1 genome contains the following window.
CTCACCGTCCTCGGCCACCTTCACCCGGAGGGCGGTGACGGAGTCCAGCCACCGGGCCATGCCCTCGGCGAAGCCCAGGGCGATGTGCTGCACCACCAGAATGGGCAGGGGGAAGTCCGCGGGCAGCTCCGAGAAGATGCGGTGCAGGGCGGCGGGCCCTCCGGTGGAGGCGGCGATGGCGATCACCGCGGGCCGGGTGCGGGGGCCGGGCGCGGCGGCGGGGCGGGGCGCGGGCGTGCTGGCGCGCTGGGGCCACTGCCGCACCACCTTCACCGCGGACATGGCCCGCAGGGTGTCGCGCAGGTGGCGGCTCTCCCGCTCGAAGTCGGGGGACTCCGGCCCCACCAGCTTCTGGAGCACCGCCAGCGCGCCGGCGCGCAGCGCGGACATGGAGGTCTGGATGTCGCGCTCCACGAGCGTGGAGACGACCACCACGGGGGTGGGCACCTCCGTCATGATGCGCCGGGTGGCCTCCAGGCCATCCATGCGGGGCATCTGGATGTCCATGGTGACCAGTTGGGGGCGCAGCCGGTGGACGAGCTCCACGGCTTCCAGGCCGTCCTTGGCCTCGCCCACCACCTCGAGGCCAGGGTCCGCGCGGATGATCTCCACCAGGAGCCTTCGGGCCGTGGGCGAATCCTCGGCCACCACGACACGCAGGGGGTTGGATGAGGGGGGCACGTGGGGGGTCATAGCAGGCGTCTCAGCGTCTCCAGCAGGTGGGTCTGATCAAAGGTACTCTTCACCAGGTAGGCGCTGGCGCCCACCCCCAGGCCGCGGGCCTTGTCCTCGGGCAAGTCTCGCGCGGTGACGAGCACCACCGGCAGGCGGGAGAAGCGCGGCGAGGTGCGCACCGCCTCGGTGAGGGCGAAGCCATCCATGCGCGGCATCTCCACGTCGGAGACGAGCGCGTCGGCGCCCACGTTCTGCAGCCGCTCCCAGGCCTCGGCGCCATCGGCGCAAGGAAGCACCTCGTAGCCGGCGGCCTCCAGCAAGCTCTGCTCGAGGGCCCGCGTGGTGGGCGAGTCATCCGCCAGGAGGATGCGCTGGCGGACCTTGCGGACCGAGAGCGCGGGAAACAGCGGGGTGAGGGGGCGCCCCTCGGCGGCGCGCACCAGCGAGGCGGGGTGGAGCAGCAGCGCCATCCGTCCATCCGGCAGCACCGCGGTGCCGGAGACATGGCGGGCGCGGCGCACGCGGGGGCCCAGGCCGCGCACGAGCACCTCCTGCTCGGCGAGCACCTCGTCCACGCCCAGCGCCGCGCGGAGGTGGCCCGCGGTGAGCACCACCGTGGCGAGGCGGGCACGCGGGGGGCTCGCGGCCAACCCCAGCACCGTGGCCAGCGAGGTGATGGGGATCAGGGCATCCTCGGCGGGCCACATCTGCCGGCCTTCGACTT
Protein-coding sequences here:
- the cheB gene encoding chemotaxis-specific protein-glutamate methyltransferase CheB translates to MTPHVPPSSNPLRVVVAEDSPTARRLLVEIIRADPGLEVVGEAKDGLEAVELVHRLRPQLVTMDIQMPRMDGLEATRRIMTEVPTPVVVVSTLVERDIQTSMSALRAGALAVLQKLVGPESPDFERESRHLRDTLRAMSAVKVVRQWPQRASTPAPRPAAAPGPRTRPAVIAIAASTGGPAALHRIFSELPADFPLPILVVQHIALGFAEGMARWLDSVTALRVKVAEDGEPLKPGTVYVAADDRHLGVTTDGRVQVSNAAPVGGFRASGTFLFRATARAYGAASVALILTGMGQDGLDGLRELRQSGARVLAQDEATSIVFGMPGVVVAAGLADAVLPLDAIANHLKDLAASPGDIPPRG